CGGCGTGCTGCTTTCCACGTTCGAGATCGACATCGGCCAGCTCGACCTCGACTGGAGCCAGTTCTGCGCCGTGAAGATCGAGTGCCTCCACCTCGCGCCCAACCTCGACGCCGTTTCCAACGACCAGATGCAGGTCGCCCGCCTCGCCATGCGCCGCCTGCGCACGCTGGGCTACCGCCGCATCGGCCTGGCCACCGCGCGCGAGGACCAGACGCGCCTCGGCGAATCCTTCGGCATGGGCGTGCTCGTCGAGCAGGCCTCCCTGCCAGAGAACGAGTGCGTGCCGCCGCTCATTTTCAGCCTCGCCGAGGTGCCCATGCTGCACCGCCTCATCCCCGAGTGGATGCGCGCGCATCAGGTGGACGTCATCATCTCCAATTGGAACGAGCTCTTCGACGTCTTCGCCACCGCGCAGATCAAGCTGCCCGACGATGTCGCCTTCGCCTCGCTCGACGTGCCGCCCAGCATGCCGCACATCGCCGGCGTCGTGCAGAACCACCGCCTCGTCGGTCAGCGCGCGATGGAGCAGCTCGCGATCATGACCGACGCCTACCAGCGCGGTGTGCCCGAGGCGCAGTCTGTCACCTACATCCCCGGTTACTGGCAGGACGGCGTCACCGCGCCGAAGAAGCCGCACTCGGCCCCGACCCCGCTCGAGGTGTTGTGAGGTTGGACTGACTCTGGGGTGGAGCCCGCGCTCCGCGCGGGCTGGATCGGAACAATTGCGTGACCGCGCTTGAGCGCTCGGGCGAAAGCGTGGCCACAAAGAGACGCCGTGTGCGACAAGCCCGCCGTCGCCCCGCTCCCCTTGAAGTAATGCGGCTGCGTTTGCGCGCTTTACTCTACCGATTGAGCGCCGGGCTCTACCGTTTGAGGGCCCGGCGCTTTTGCGGGCATCCCCGCCAGCTGTGGGAATGCGCGCGCCCGCGAAAACCCAGCGCGGACGCAGCCCCTTCACCCCGAAGATCCTTTTGCCCCCCCATGGGCGCCCCCCGGCGTCCGGCAAAAACCCAAAACCATATGAACCCAGCACTGCAGAACTGTCAGTTCACCGGCCGCCGCCTTCGGCTGGCCGGTCCGGTCTTGTGCGCCGCCTTGCTCGCCTCCGCGGGCCAGGGCTTCGCCCAGACCGCTCCCGCGGCTCCCGCCAGCGAGGAGACGGAGGTCGTGAAACTCCCGACCTTCTCGGTCTCGACGGAGCGCGACTACGGCTATCGCGCCTCCAATTCGATCGCCGGCTCGCGCACCAACACGCCCATCAAGGACCTACCCGTGAACATCCAGGTGTTCACGAAAGACCTTATGGACGACCTTGGCCTCATGACCCAGGTGG
The DNA window shown above is from Oleiharenicola lentus and carries:
- a CDS encoding LacI family DNA-binding transcriptional regulator gives rise to the protein MSKAPGKTARRRRPATEAVVAPAPAAKQYYTLADIAAKAEVHVTTVSLALRDHPSIPPATRARIRAVAREFGYQRDPLLDALNFHRAQRNPQARRASTAFVVHAATTRLFSGNHYQPLVYAGAKAAAEAHGHSLEIFVVGHGHLAPARLNTILNARGITGVLLSTFEIDIGQLDLDWSQFCAVKIECLHLAPNLDAVSNDQMQVARLAMRRLRTLGYRRIGLATAREDQTRLGESFGMGVLVEQASLPENECVPPLIFSLAEVPMLHRLIPEWMRAHQVDVIISNWNELFDVFATAQIKLPDDVAFASLDVPPSMPHIAGVVQNHRLVGQRAMEQLAIMTDAYQRGVPEAQSVTYIPGYWQDGVTAPKKPHSAPTPLEVL